In Bradyrhizobium sp. 1(2017), one DNA window encodes the following:
- a CDS encoding amidase: MAATDLHYLGLAEVGRKIQAKELSPVEVTKAMLGRIEQLDGKLKSYAHVMAESALADAAAAEKEIASGQIRGPLHGVPVAVKDLCWAKGAPAAHGMTIHRDFRPTEDATVVARLKDAGAVILGKLQQTEGAYADHHPKIDPPKNPWNTDLWPGASSSGSGVATAAGLCFGSLGTDTGGSIRFPSAANGVTGLKPTWGRVSRYGAFELAATLDHIGPMARSARDCGAILGVIAGQDPKDTTSVPLTVPDYLAGLSGNLNGVTIGIDRRWTSEGTDSDATKVLAEGLRVAADLGAQVKEINFPDPKAVIEDWFPLCGVEVAVAHEETYPVRKEEYGPALAGLLDLGRQQSGMDYQKIVLRREAFRGAVRLLFETVDLIAVPAQAFAAPTLAKMAALGEDASLIAGLLRFTCPFDMTGSPTVTLPGGFTANGAPVGFQFVGRHFDEAGLVRAGDAFQRVTDWHKRHPGI; this comes from the coding sequence ATGGCCGCAACAGATCTCCATTATCTCGGACTGGCCGAAGTCGGACGGAAGATCCAAGCGAAGGAGCTGTCGCCGGTCGAAGTCACCAAGGCGATGCTCGGGCGGATCGAGCAGCTCGACGGCAAGCTCAAGAGCTATGCGCATGTGATGGCGGAGTCCGCGCTCGCAGATGCCGCCGCGGCCGAGAAGGAGATCGCATCCGGTCAGATCAGAGGACCGCTGCACGGCGTGCCGGTGGCGGTCAAGGATCTCTGCTGGGCCAAGGGCGCGCCGGCAGCGCATGGCATGACGATCCATCGCGATTTCCGTCCGACGGAGGATGCAACGGTGGTCGCGCGGCTCAAGGATGCCGGCGCAGTCATTCTCGGCAAACTGCAGCAGACCGAGGGCGCCTACGCCGATCATCATCCGAAGATCGACCCGCCGAAGAACCCGTGGAATACGGATCTCTGGCCCGGCGCATCCTCGAGCGGCTCCGGTGTCGCGACGGCGGCCGGTCTCTGCTTCGGGTCGCTCGGCACCGACACCGGCGGATCGATCCGCTTTCCTTCGGCGGCCAACGGCGTCACGGGGCTCAAGCCGACCTGGGGACGCGTCAGCCGCTACGGCGCGTTCGAGCTTGCAGCCACGCTGGATCACATCGGCCCGATGGCCCGGAGCGCGCGCGATTGCGGCGCCATCCTCGGCGTGATCGCAGGACAGGATCCCAAGGACACGACATCCGTACCGCTGACGGTGCCCGACTATCTTGCCGGCCTTTCTGGTAATCTCAATGGCGTGACGATCGGCATCGACCGGCGCTGGACCAGCGAAGGCACCGACAGCGATGCGACCAAGGTGCTCGCCGAAGGTCTGCGTGTGGCGGCCGACCTCGGCGCGCAGGTCAAGGAGATCAACTTCCCTGATCCCAAGGCCGTCATCGAGGATTGGTTTCCGCTGTGCGGCGTCGAGGTTGCCGTCGCGCACGAGGAGACCTATCCCGTGCGCAAGGAGGAGTACGGCCCGGCGCTCGCAGGTCTGCTCGACCTTGGCCGGCAGCAGTCCGGCATGGACTACCAGAAGATCGTGCTCCGCCGCGAAGCGTTTCGCGGCGCGGTCCGCCTGCTGTTCGAGACGGTCGATCTCATTGCGGTGCCGGCGCAGGCCTTCGCCGCGCCAACCCTCGCCAAGATGGCGGCCCTCGGCGAGGACGCGTCCCTCATCGCCGGGTTGCTCCGCTTCACGTGTCCCTTCGACATGACGGGAAGCCCGACCGTGACCTTGCCCGGTGGCTTCACCGCGAATGGCGCTCCGGTCGGCTTCCAGTTCGTCGGCCGTCATTTCGACGAAGCCGGCCTCGTTCGCGCCGGCGACGCATTCCAGCGCGTCACCGATTGGCACAAGCGTCATCCCGGGATCTGA